In the Arachis ipaensis cultivar K30076 chromosome B04, Araip1.1, whole genome shotgun sequence genome, aaggatagaataatttaaaaagaatacacaatgccatatgggctttttccactacaagaaaacacgtcttttgccacgctttttaagctatcgccacgctttcgAAAGGGTGGCCTATCAAAcggtggcggttgctctatcgccatgcTTTTTGTAAtttattgccacgctttttgtttgccacgcttttttacaAACTGCCACTTGGAAAAGCGTGGCTGTAGGTGGGAAATAtggtcacgctttaaaagcgtggcgataggtagagatatggccacgctgtaaaagcgtggcgatagggcaGATCTAGCCACGCTATTCATGCGTGGCAGTAGaccagatatggccacgcttttaaagcgtggaaACAAGagcagatatggccacgcttGTAAAGCGTGGCAAAAACAGGAGAtaaggccacgcttttaaagcgtggcaaaagggGAGGTACGGCCACACGTGTAAAGCGTGGCGAAAGCGTGGTAGTAGAGCAGGTATGGCCACGCTTGAAAAGTGTGGCGAAAAAGCTTAGATACAGCCACGCTTTCTAAGCGTGGCAAAAAAGATGGTCAGTAACCTAGTTCCCTTTTTAATCTTCATAAATAAAACCTTACATGAATTCATagataatttttaatttagtcaATGACCAATAATTAAGTAATCCAACTTTCATAAAATTGTCACCAAAATAAGTGTGTAATCACATAACAACATACACTAACAAAATACCAAAAGTGAAAATCATAACTACTCATGAATTCCTAATACATGAATTAGAATTCATAATCAAAGTCTTCTTCAAAATACCAAAAGTGAAAGTCATAACTTCTCATGAAATTCCTAATACATGAATTAGAATTCCTAATTAATCAAAGTCTTCTTGTACTTCATGCCAAGATATAAAAACTTCATGTATCATTGCAAGGTAAATTATTTTGACCTGTGCCctacaaaataaaaaacacaaatgAACAACTACAAATGAAAAATGGATGATGCAGTAAACTTCAGCCCACTAATTTTTCTAACAATCAGATTTGACATCAAACTTAATTTTTGTAATATAAAAAGTGTTCTAAcaatcagatttaattttgctacaTATATCCACTAATCTGCACAAGGATTCTCAAAATCTCCTTTATATTTGATATCAAACAAACAACTTATTGTTCAATAAATAAATCTGATTTATAGCATCAATGAAAACGTGATACAACATTCATGTTCCTTCAGCCAATGTTTGATATTCTATTGTTGAGCCAAGCCTAAACCTAACAAACTAAAACTGAAACATATATTacttatttttaacaaaataaagatGTAAATGTGGCATAAGGTCTCTGGCAGCAATTTAATTTTGATCATGCGCCTACACAATATGATGATATCAGCCAGTACCATTAATATCTCTCTAACATTTCACAACACACTGAAATTTGAATCGTGCATTTAGAATTTTCATATAGAAGGAACCAGTAAGTGAAATAAGTGAAAAAGAAGATGCAAAACGAACAACAATGGCAACTAGTTCATTCCTTCTAAGTTCTAACAAACTTAACTCTTTCCACCAGTCATAGttattcaaaatcatattagaacCTTCCAAGTTCGaattcaacaacaacaaacaAAATTGAAGTACTTGGTTATATTCCaacatttttattaataaaaatattataattttacttatatcATCTTTGTGTGGAATGTGAGTTGATTCGGAGGAGCGAGGAGTATTTTTTGCTCTGCTACTTGAGGTATCCAAAGGAAAATCTTGGGCAGCTTGAACTAAGGCTGCTACCTCTTCATCGCTCATTCCAGGGTTGAGTTGGTGCACCAATACCTTTAATAAACCACATACACCATCCATATTCTTCTCTAATGATGAGACCTTAGTGTTATATTCAACTTTTATGTGGCAAATCTCCTCATCTTTTTTAAGAGAGCTTCTTGTAATCGAAGCCCCATAACAACGAACTCGACCTGGTTGGTCTTTTCCTAACACTCCTACAAATGCATCCTCTTCATTTTCTCCTGCTTCTAAGCGGTTCTGAAGTTCAGTCTATCAAAAAGCAACAACCAATAAGGTTCAAAGTTGCATTAACTCAATTTAGATAGAAATCACATCATAATTCATAATGTACATATCcaaaatacaaatacaaacaaCTCACAATTGTGGCTTGTGTTTTAGCatcaatttcttttccttttttacttGTGCGAGTTGCTATGAAAACTTCAGCCCTTGACGGTTCTTCACTGTTCTCTTTAGAGTCGCGCTAGAGTACATAGAGAAAATTTTACATGAAGCATACTAACTAGGCAACTACACCATGAATACATATAAAAGAGAAATCACATAGAATAAGTTATATTACCAGCTGCTTACGCACTATTCAAAAATTTGTGGATCCCATTCGGTGAGGACATGTTTGTTTCAACCTATTTTCAGTATTCTTAGCAGAGATAGCCTAAATATAAAGAATCAACCTAAGTTTAGGAACATGAAGAATCAATGATAGTATGCTTGATGGTATAGGAAGAAATAAAAGGCAATATTACCTTGATGGCCGGAAGACTCCAATACCGAATTAGTTTGCGAAATTGAACCTCGCGAATATCTAATGGTCGGTTCTTTATCATTTCTTTCTTCGTGTTGTACTTCACAAAATgctcttttttatttctctcttaTATTTTTTCCATGCACCACAAAATCCCTGCATTACCCACGGCTTTGAACTTATGGGAAGAATGAACTTTTGCTGTGCAACACAACACATTAGAATATCAATGGTTAGCACAAATAATGTGacaaataaattaacaaaaaattatctATAATGCCATATTTACATACATTAGCATACTCCCACATGTCCTCTTTGAGTTTATTAGGCACACCATGCCAACTAGTATATAACAAAGTCACAAAACGAGGGTTTCTAACTGTTGTGCCCAATAGTTGATTGAGGTCAAATACAACCTCGTTGGTTGGACCTACAGGCTGCCCTTGAAAAAATACCACCTCCCGTCGATCATTAAAATCTGTAGCATGAAGCTTTTTGCACGTAGTTTTTCCATGGgttttcttctttattgtgcctaAGTCCGAATAAAATAACATAATTCAATTGAGAAGTAATATAAGCtctaattagccaataaattaaacaagaaaagtaCCTTTATTACTAGTTTGTCCTCCACTACCCGCATCATTTGCATTATCATCAAGCTCATtttcttcatcttcctcatcttcttcatcttccaAATTTATCCCATGTACCTTAAAATACATGTCAAGACTCATTCCTTTTTTATTTGAAGTGTAGCCTTGTTATTTTCAGCCATGGTCCTTTCTCTCTTAATATTGTATTGTTTTAGCAATTCAGCACTTGACTTCACTTGTGTAACCTCAAAggaattgttttttttttgggctttttcctttcattttttggCCTAAGGTAAGTATCCGCTTTCTTTTAATGATCTCCCTTTTCTCCATTCtgcatacacaaaataataacaatgaaTAAAAtgctaattaaataataataattaaatgagCATAATCAACTGAAGCAAGTAATTAACTAAGCAAAAAAACTAAGGAAAGTGGGTTGTTTAGGATTCTACCAAAAAAACTTGTCAAGATGTTTCAGAGTCAAGGTCCTCCATGTATTCATATTCGCTTTCCTCGTCTTCCTCACAATATTGTTTGGCAAACATGTTTGGATCCATATCTATAATAGTTGCTCGTAGATCATTCCTCACTAGATCAATTTTGCCATTATCATTTGGAAAACTTGGAATCACTTCAGGTTCGCATGGCTCCCTTGCATATATTATGGGGGAATCAGACTCAAGGTCATCACTTACCCTAAATAAATCTCTTGGAATTGTTTTCATAACATAGTGCTTGTCACTGACATATGGGTCTTGCACATAAAAGCATTGGTTTACTTGAGATGCCAGCATaaatggttcttcttggtagcatTTTTTATTGAAATACACATATGAAAGACCAAAGTTGTCTTTTGCAACTGTATACCAATCACACTTAAACAAGACTACCTTAAATTGGCCATAATAATCTAACTCAAACATATCAACTATTCTACAATAGTAGGCTACTTTTGCTTCAATTGGGTTCTTATCTTTCACACTAGCAAAACTAGGCGTCAATGCCTCTAATGTGACACCACTATTTTGAGTTTTACGTCTCGCAACACGGTGCCTTGTATGGAACCTATACCCATTGATAATATAACCTGAAAATCTTTTTGCAACTCGATTTGGATCCCTAGCCAACCCTTTTGCCCAACCAGGTACATCCTTTTTCATGGCACGAATTTTAAACCATTCTAAAAATTGTTGACTGCGGTCCTTGGCTTTCTCTCACTTTGTTCTTCGTGGATTGTTATCATTAACTGCCTCCTCATGCTCTCTGAAGAGATTAAATATTCATAGTCTTAGTTGTTAGTAAGGTTAAATATGATGATTGAGATCTAACAAATGATAATGAATAGAACAAAATACCTCATGTAGACTTCGATCTTATCACAATTATTTAGGATGTATGCATGACCTTGTATTTCTGATTTTTCATCTAAAATAAACAAATCTCCCATTCTTCCACCAAGAGGACATCCTTTGCATGGAAACAAACTAGGAGTTTGCACCTCATCTGAAACACACTCATCATTGTTCTGAGGGAttctattaaatcttgtatgAACATCTTTATGCAAATATCTTGAGCAAAAATTTATACACTCATTCACCAAATATCCTTCGGCAATAGATCCTTCTGGACGACTTCTATTACGAACATACAATTTTAGTGTGCACATATACCGTTCAACAGGGTACATCCAACGATATTGAACTGGACCACCTAACCTCTCCTCATTTGCCAAATGAATAGGCAAGTGCACCATTATGTCAAAAAATCTAGGAGGGAAAATCCTCTCCAATTGGCATAATGTCTCAGCAATCTTTGCTTCTAAGTTAACTACCTCATCTAGGCTAATTACCTTCTGACATATTCGGCGAAAAAATGAACATAATCGAACTAGAGCGATGGCAACATGGTCAGGAAGTATGTTCTTGATTGGTACTTGCAACAAGTAATGCAACATGAAATGAGCATCATGGGTCTTGTAACCAgaaatcttcttttctgtttcatGCACACATCGAGCAATATTGGAAGCACTACCGTCTGGTAATTTTGCCGCTTTCAACACACTACAAAAGACTATTTTCTCTGCTAGAGTCATTGAAAAGCATGCCTTTGCTAACTTAGTTTTTTTTCCATCCTTCATATCTTTTGGTTGAAGGTTTTTTCTAATACCCATGTCTTTAAGGTCAAAACGAGCAGCTGCATGATCTTTTGTCTTTCTGGGAATATCTAAAAGAGTTTCAATTATGCTATCAACTatattcttctctatgtgcatgacaTCAAGGTTGTGTCTAAACATGTTGGACTTCCAATATGGTAAATCAAAAAAGATTGACTATTTTTTCCAATTTGATATGCCATTCTTTGATCTCTTTTGCTTCTTTCCAAAAGAATTATCTACCTCTCGCAATATATCAAATACAGCTGAACCTTCTAATAACTGCGGTGGAGACCTGAGTTCATTTTTTCCATTGAAAGACCTTTTGTTATGCCTCCATGGATGATTAATGGATAAAAACCTTCGGTGATCCATATAAACAGTCTTGTGACTATGTTTCAGATAGATAGAAGAAGTCTCATCATTACAACATGGACAAGCCAATTTTCCCTTTGTACTCCACCCATATAACATAGCATACGCAGGGAAGTCATTAATTGTCCACAAAAGGCATGCTTTCATGTTGAATGTTTTGTTTTCTTTCGAATCATATGTTTCAACACCTGACTCCCATaattcttttaattcttcaacCAACGGTTGAAGATAGACATCAATGTCATTTCCCGGTGATTGTGGTCCAGGAATGAGTAAAGAAAGCATAAAATAATCAGGCTTCATGCTCATCCAAGGGGGTAGATTATACACTATCAGAACAACAGGCCATGTACTGTGTGTACTGCTTAAAGTTCGGAATGGATTGAATCCATCGCTTGCTAACCCAAGTCTTACATTACGAGGCTCTTTTGCAAAATCTTCATGTCGATTGTCAAATGCTTTCCAAGATTCACCATCGGCAGGATGCCTTAAGGACCCGTCTTTAACATGCTCATTGTGATGTCAAGACATAGCTTGGACAGTTCTTGTGCACATAAAAAGCCGTTGAAGTCTGGGAATCAAAAGGAAATGCCTTAAGAGTTTTTGCAGCTACTTTGCGAGGCTTTCTAGATGAGGTAACatcatcctcttcttcatgatgctCAATATAACGGGATGTTCCACAGACATGACAAGATAAGTCATTCTCATACCCGTTCCGATACAACATGCAGTCATTACGACATGCATCGATCTTTTGGTAGTCAAGACCCATGTTCATCACCATATTCTTGGTTTTATCAAAAGAAATAGGAATATTCAAATATGGCATTGCTTCTTTCAATAATTCCAAGAGAGAAGTAAATGACGCATTACTCCAACCATGCAAGCATTTTAACAATTAAAGACGAATGGTAAAGGATAATCTTGTGAATCCTTTACACCCGGGGTATAGTTCTTGGCTTGCCTCGTCTACCAATTTATAAAATTCCTTTGCACATTCGTTAGGCCCCATGTTTTGTCCGTTAACTTATGTATTATCTCGAAATGTATCACGTAACAACTCATCAATGTTATCATTGCAGTTATATTCACCGCCTATGTCACTGTCAATATCCATAGCAAAAAGTGATTCCCCATGATTAAACCACCGCCTATAACCTTTTACAAAACCATGGCATATTAGATGATCATATACGTCATCTCTCTTTAAGAAAAATATATTACAACACTTTGCACAAGGGTATTGAATTTCTTCCCCTTGAGGAACTCCCTTTGATGAGAAAGCAAAGTGTAAAAATCTTTCTACACCAACTTGATATTCTTTCTCACGACGTGGTGTATCCATCCAGTCTTTTGACATATCCATCGAAAACCTATATATTTCACGTAGATAGCTAAGTTTCTAAATTGAAGTCCTTACTGTTCGTCTCACTAACTACAAATCTAGCTTCCTACTTAACTAAGAGACAATATTGTGCAAGCCTCGAAAATACTTTGAAGGCATTAGACATAAAATAACAGAGAAAATTGAATTTTAGCAATGCTTAAAGAAGTGCCTAAAGTGATGAGTGCCTCAGGAAAGCACCAAGTTGCACGCATGATATCAATAACAAATTAATAGATGTATTTAAATTTGCATAAACCAACCTTAATTACTGCCTTAATTCATTCCACAACAGCAACAAAGTGGTAGAACAGCAGATCTAGAATTAGAGAGGTAGCAGCGTCAGCGAACAGCTACTCAGCAGCAGTAGATTATTATATTACCACAGGAGCAACAGAACAGA is a window encoding:
- the LOC110271499 gene encoding uncharacterized protein LOC110271499; translation: MYSWCSCLRDSKENSEEPSRAEVFIATRTSKKGKEIDAKTQATITELQNRLEAGENEEDAFVGVLGKDQPGRVRCYGASITRSSLKKDEEICHIKVEYNTKVSSLEKNMDGVCGLLKVLVHQLNPGMSDEEVAALVQAAQDFPLDTSSSRAKNTPRSSESTHIPHKDDISSNMILNNYDWWKELSLLELRRNELVAIVVRFASSFSLISLTGSFYMKILNARFKFQCVVKC